gctcgaataaggttccaagactgacgtcgtcgttgcgattccggaaatccaaaataactagtaaacctccattgaacattaccttccaaaacaaccgaatcaataacatttgaagaaaagccaaccacagaaacagatccatgactcttccacattaacgaaagacctcctcccaatccttgtctattgactgagaagcaaccatcaaaatgtaaaatactacgaaaaaattccatacgagaactaagagcttttgtttccatcaaaaataaaatgttcggcttgtaactaggaaccaaatccttcaatgcaatAAATGTCCGAGGATTACTGCCATAAATCTGCTAAagaggtctgcatattctgaaaattgattggattgtatgtgagaaatatccctaccatacagaaatcataagtgatgaTCGGAATACCTCTGgagctcttaatagggacaataACATCTTCTTCTTTATCTATAGTCAATTGACGTAGATCGTCTTCCATgggaagagaaaagaagaagttaggtgatagcggttgtcgaaaccataaaaaataaatctattttcaatcaacaaaataatttgtagatagtggcaatagggtcgaaccacagggatttgacactacagatttttcctaataatgacttggacaagtaaataacaaaaataaaagatgggggttttattttgatgaattaaaactaaatagtaagagaaagcaatatttaaaaagatgagtaaatcaatgggagaaaagctctagttgaagtatagaTCTATTTCAGtcgtttagaattgatcattgatcctTTAAtattcctatttatttcaataaattagtttaggatgtggaagacacttctcacaatccaaattcctccttagttctagtttgactaGAAACGTTCACtattcaaacactagttaacaagttgccaaggaacgtccatgggtttttttacttttcaactgttaactgccttaagacttagagaaacctaattctaaccttgccaaccgcgtagtcaagtttagattatgcaattgattgtacttgtgtttaaacaatctaagcaattacggacctaaatcattcaaacaatttattactcatgcaattaaaagcaacatgccttaattaattctaaaagcaaagcaataataatagaaatatcaagttgcataaatattgaaaataaataagagtttaataatggagttttaaatctcccaattcatcacaaaactgaaaATTTCCAACTTAAACTAGAAAAGAAGgggtttagccactcatggtagacaaaaacacaaaaagatagaagaaaggaagatggaGAGGCTTCCACAGACTTGCTGCTGTAATTCTGCAGTGGTTCCGATGGTGGAGATGACGTCTCTTGCTGGTTTTGATGCTGTCCCTTTTATAGATGGAGCGTCCTAatccaattagggtttggaaatcAAATTTTGACTTGGTCTCTTGTAACTTTTAATTcctcttttgtctttgaattttgttgtGAATGGAAATCCTTTGGTGAAAGACCTTCTCGTGGCTTTTGGAACTGATCTtgtagtgtttgaagtaggattgGACTTTAtcacttttgaattttgaaatctTGCTCTTCTTTCCTGCGCTGCTGTCCTTGTCTGCGTCAGtgtgatttgggcgggtgatttgggcaaatcacttgcccaaatcgtttctgTGAATTACTTCCAGGTTTCTGCCTCAGTTTCCTGCCTTTGCTTCCTACGatcgatttggccaaatcactctaaCCAAATcaattttccagctttttctgcactttttctccaactttctatttccttccttttctgtaaaaacatcacaaaaatataaattaagctgaaaaaatatgtaattaaacagtaataaagatattaaaaatGTGACTAAATTATGTTCGATCGttagatttaaaaaaagaaaaatgcgaGAGTATCGAGTTATAAAGGAACCACAGgggaaattttttaattatgatatataatttaaaattaaaaatattttatttaaaacgaAGTGAAATTCACTTATTAACCTCCTTTTTATTGGTGATATGTAAATCAACTTATACCTCCGGGTGCTTATAGAATTTTCTATTAGTGGCTCACAAAAAAAGGCCAGCTGGCTTTGTTTGCTAGAAATTTGTGGCACTTAGTAGGATTTGTTGTAAGGATGAGCATGACTTAGTGGATCCACTAAATGCAACCTCAAAAGTAGAAAGACTTCATTATATCTAAAGTAATCCacccaacaaaaaaaaaagtattatctttcctttttttatatTGACATTAATATCCTTTCCTGAACTTTCATACATATTagctgatattttttttatctttctaGTATAAGGAGATGAGATTGCAAAAGAAAGATGCCAATCATAATAAGAGAGTTTAGATACAAAAGTCATAAAGTGAAGGGCAAGATAGTCATCAGATGGAGACATCAGCAAATTGTTAGGATTAGGAAACTTTTTAATGGGTGAAATTTTGAAGGAAAAGTATAGGGTTGTTTTGGATAACAATgaaatgtattttaaaaaagattaataaaatttcatagttTAATATCACCGCTTGCAAATTTCCAGCTATTTAAGGCCTCCAGCAAAGGGATAAACTTCCCCGCTTAGCTTCATTGAGAGCTCATAGGATACTTCATTTAACAAAGCTATCAGTTTCTTGAATCTGATAGTACTGATCTTTTATCAAGAATCCATCCTTGGGTCTTCAAAAGCTTGGGGGGCTTGGAGTGAGGGATCCCTCACCCTCCTCCAATATTCCAACAGTCTGCCAGTGCTTAACCATGACCATGTCTTACAGAGCTAAAGGAGCCATCTTTTCTGAAGCAAGCAGAGTTGTCCTGGGCAATGCCTGGTAGACAAGGCAAGTCACAAAAAGGCAGCAGGCTCTATTTATGAGCCTTTTATGGTTTAGTTTTTACTCTTTTTGAGGCAAGTCACAAAAAGGCAGCAGGCTCTATTTATGAGCCTTTTATGGTTTAGTTTTTACTCTTTTTGTCTAGTTTTAAATGCAGTTTCTTGTATGAGAATAAAACTTTGTTTTCAACTGAATCTCAGCCAAACGTCTGTGGTTGAGTGTTGTTTATTTGCTGTTGTAAACTGAATCACTTTTTTCATTTGATtatctctttctcctttttagtTTCTATTTTGCTGTAACCAGTTATGGGGGCAGAGTTCCTTTCAATTACCACTTTATATCAGTTGCTTCTATGAAGAGAGAGCATTTAACTTGCAGGAATTATGAAAAATCACCGACTATTATTTGCCTGAACAATCTGACTCAAGATTAAGACAAATTCATTTTTCAGtgtgatttgaaaaaaaaaaaaagaaaaaacacaaTTTCTAAGGATACAGGTGTTGGCCTGGTGGCCTTAGTTTTCCTTGAGTCACTATTTCACCTTATGTCACTTCCTTCTGAGGCTGCTTGCGCTAAAACAACGGAAATTATTGGCGTTCCCGATGCAAGTGATAAGAATTGGGTTCTATGATTTAAGCAAAACTAACATTATGCGAGTGAGAGTCTTTATATACTTAATATAATTTGCCGATAAAAggaaaattactaaaattttctGCAGCCCCACTTGTCAAATTCCAATACGTCAAATGTCTAGTACAGTAAAATGTCTAGTGTAGTAAGTTTAGACGAAGGATGCCAAGTTACAGCAAAGTAATTAAGCTCCAGCCAACTCTGCTTTCAGCTAGCCCACCATTGCATTCAAAATAGCAAAAGATACACAATCAcaacaaaattttcaatttcccataaaaaataaatgaaagagaTGCATTCTGCACTTATTTATGGTAATTACAGACAAAAACAGGATTATAATCTCCCAATTGAAGAAGACTTTTATTGATTGACAAGTAAATATACATGGTGACTTATAAATCTACATCAGCCGCTTTGTCCAATACAAATCTCTCAGCTTCATTGACACAATTCTCTCTGCTTAAATGCATCTAAATGAAAAAATTGGGGAGGAAAAAGAAATAGAAGCACGAAGCTTTTACAACTACTCGAACTTCACAGTGCGTCAACATACTTTTCTAAGCCTAACCTATAAAACTTCATAGTTGAAGTAGGCAGAAAAGCCTCTAAAGAATAACAAATTATTATAAGACACACGGTTTCTACACAACTTGATTCACATTTTCCAAGATCCCCTCCCCGCCTTCAGGAGGGAAACATATAATAATTCATTCCAAGTATCTGGCACTCCAGGCAAGCACCAATGGCTACAATCTTGAGATCGCTCAGCGGCAATTTGTTCTTCTGCTGTCTTGTATTGCATTCTGTAAATGGAAGGGTGCCCATCTTTTCTGTAACCAGTCAACCTGCTTATGTTTAAATATGTAACTGGAGTTTTCATACCTAGAAGCACATGCTCGAAAGCTCTCATTTTGGAAGGATACTTTGGTAAGTAAGCTGCATTAAAGATGGGTTCTGTTTCTTTGTGACACTGACCTCCTGAGTTCCATTGTCCACCCCTGAGACCACATCAAACACATGAGAAACATTTTTCTCCATCACACACAGGCAAAAAATAAGAGAAGGAATTCCCCCATTTGCTTCTAATGAAGTAAACAGTGATTCTTGCCAAGGAGCAACAGTAAGCTCCAATAATTATTCTTCTTACCATTCAAATAGATAACAATCACAGAGAAATTACAGTATCAGTTATGAGATAGAAAGGGAGATTAATTCACCATCAACTGACATGCATACATAAATGTATAGATAATTCTATGAATATTAAGAATTCTTGTTGGAACTTAATTCAAATAGGTTTGATTTGATATTcagaatattttcaaaattttttattatattttcaagattcttgtatttaaatttttaaaataagattattatttgatttagctgttaagattttattttgtttttagtgCTATAAATAATACAATTAGACTTATTATATTGTAACAAAAATTAATTCTTACAATAATAGTCTTTGCCTATATTCTTCAGCATATTTTTTCCCGATAGTTGTATCATAACTTTAATGATATTATGGGGcttgtaagaaaaaaaattttaagagagCTTGTGAGAACTACTAGTATATATATTTGCACAAGTTGAAAGTTTCTATTACTagagagaaaaaggaaaaagttcCATGGTGAAGAGTGCACCAGAATATTTAATGGTTATTAGAGATAAATACTCCAAATAAATgtttgatgaaaattgcaagaATTAAGTTTGGAAAGAAGTgctcaaacaaaaaaaaatcaaccatAAAAGCTTGGTGATTCGGTCATAAGTGCTCTATGTGAGATTGGTAAGAAGTGCATCAACATTATCATTCAGAAAGAAGTACTCTAAGTGCTCCCGTATATAAAATTGCTAATTAGAGAGAAGTATTCCCGTGAAATTTGTAATCGGAAATAATAAAACCTTATTTGAATTAAGAGAGGGAATGTTGTAACTTAATTCAAACAAGTTTGATTTggtattcaaaatattttcaagaTTTTAGAGTATATTATCAAGATTCTTGTAGTTCAATGTTTAAAATAAGATTATTATCTTATTTAACTGTTAAGATTTCATTTTGTATTTAGTGCTATAAATAGTACAATTAAATGGAAATAACTGAATATTTAGacagaaaaaaaatgaatatggAAAGTCCATACAAACAGATTGATTTCTGATGCTTTTAAATAGGCTTTGTAtagcaaaatttaaaaaataaaaaaattcaataaaatatcaaatattccAAAAAATcccataatttatttaaatgattaaatctagaaaatcaaagaataagaataaaaaattaacaactaAAAATCAAATCTAATTTTGAATACTGAAAATTTTGAATGAATCTCCAAGTCCAACATTCTCCATTCAAAATTTCCAGAAAATTAAAACTCTATAGAGCACTTCTATTTCACTATATCGCCTCTTCTCATCATCTTTCAATTGTTGAGCGCTTATctttaaaaaattctttttgTTAATTCAATTCTCATCAAACATGTATTTCTATCCAATAATAATCCATAAAAATTTTGGCACAGTTCCTATCAAggaacttcttttttttttttttcaaagaaacTTTTATACTGGTGCAAACATATTTAGTAGTGTTTATCACAGCTCTCttgaaaaaaaacattttttttctcAGGCCATAAGATTAAGTTTCTGATACCATGAATTTGATTTATGGTATTACGAAGGAAAATAAGAATGGAAATAACTGAAAATTTAGAACAGACAAAAATAAACATGAAAACTCCATACATAGAGAAAACTCCATACATAGAGAAAACTCCATACATAGAGATTGAGTTCTAATGTCTTTTAATAGGCTTTATATAGCAAAATTCAAAAACTACAAAATCTCAAccaaatatcaaatatttttaaaaaatcctaaaatttatttaaatgattaaaatCTAGAAAATGAAGGAATAAGAATGAAAAATTAACAACTAAATATCAAATCTAATTTTTGAATATTGGAAATTATGAATTAATCCCCACCAATTCTCGACCTGAAACCTTAGTCCTACAGTCTTGACTATGTCTTCTTTCACAATGAAAAGGATTACATCTGCCTTCAGAAAGGCTTGTTGTATCTCCCAATATAAAAGGCAAGACATCTACATAATCCCAATTTGGGatgttcaattaattaatactaAATCACTAGCCCCTGAAATGAGTGAAAGTGGTAATTCAACAATCAATTacttcatttaaaaatttaatcaatgaaGAGAAGACAACCTACTTTATGAATTAAAAAGGTTAAACCCAAAGATGATTTTTTTTCCAAAGCAGAAAAGCACGAGGACGTGAATATGAAACTGTATTAACAaaagtaaaaggaaaaaaataacaaaGAAGGAATTCAATCACAATCAGAAACAAAGCGGAGTTAGAAAATCAATTGCACACCTGAAATGGGTAACCGAGTATCCTCTGAAAAAAACCAGTGTTCGGTTGCTGTCTATGTTCTTGTCAACCCATCTGGCCCAACTCAGAAGTGCTCTCTTATATGCTTCCAAGACTTTGAGCCTAGGGTGTACATGGTTACCTTCTTGATAATAGTCTTCTCTATGAAAGCacaaaatgcaaaaaaaaaaaaatacaatgagGTTAATTCCTTCATTGAAACTGCAATCTGTGGTTATATATGGAAACATAGCACAGAAAATGCCAATGTATAAGATAGCATGAAACGCTGAGATCATTATACGTactaatttatgatttttgggAATGCAATCTTACTATACAGGGCAATCTGAATTTtaacaaaagaaaacaaaaccaATGGCACTTACCCTCTAGAAGTTTTCTCATGGGTCCACCAATGGCCCGTATTGAAAACTATAATATCAGCATCTTGGTACATTTTAGTTGTATGGTCCATCAAGTCCAACCTCAAAGTCTCAAATGTTCCATTTTTACTACTGAAGGACGATTCCCTAACAAGAAATGGAGAACCAACAAAATCCACAGTACAGTTATAGTCCTGCAGACACAGCAAAATATGGCCTATTAGAGCAGAAgacattaaataatttttttccttgGAAGAAACTAAGGAAATAAAGGAAATCTGGTAACTCACCTCAAATCTAAAAGCATAGAAGCCTTTCTTTTTGAATTCACTCCTTCCAGAGATCTCATATACTCTGTTCTTGTTTCTGATGCTATGGCGAAGGATGCATACTAGAGACTCCCACATGTTCCGGTTCAGTGAATCCCCAACAAAAACCAACTTCTGTCCTCTTAACCTCTCCAGAAAATCGGTTGCATTCAAACTGGATGGCAATAGTAATCATTAAACAGAGAGAGAAACCTTAGCGTATTGCCGCTACAAGTCTAAAATGCTGAATATTTCATGCATCCTACTTGTGGAACCAGTATTTggcaaaaattaaattcaattgatattttttttctcgCAATTGTATTGTTTGGAAGGCAAGAACTCAATTCCTTTTTAACTGAAAAAATTTTCATTCTAAAAAAAAGTTAGAAATCTTGCGCAATTTTGTAAGactttatttgaattcaaatgaaTCATACCAAATGAAGGGCAAATATTCATACCTGAGAATTCCAAAAGTTGACCATTTAACTCCATGAATGTTTACACGATGACAACGTTTTTAATGAATAAGTCGATTCAGAATTATTTAAGTATAATGATATATTCTTTcttatttgattaaaatatgCTTGCCATCATTTGCAAACCACATGCATTAAGTTCAATTGAGTCCAACATTTAATCTTTAATTTGAAACCCTAAGCTTAAGTAACTACACAATCCATCCAGCATGAAATCTTCCAACTGGGCAGTAGCTGCTCATAGGGCAATGATTAAAAATCATTAGTTCCATCATTTTTGCTATTACTCATAGTTTAAGCTTTATAACAGAAGTGCATACCTTGGGATTTTACATCCATTTGGCTGCCATTTCCATTTAACAAATCCATCATCAGGCCTCCCATTAAGATGGCAATTAAAATCTCTATCAATATGAGGACAAGAGCCCGCTGGATAGTAAGGTTTCGAATCATCCCTTACCCACTGGCCATCGAATATGTTGCAAGTCTCGAAACTTGCATTTCGATTTTCTTCTTCTCCACCAAGGGATGTATCAACTTCTTCTTTGTATAACAAACTGCCATTAACTCTGTAATTTGTAACTGTATTGTTTACAGTACTGGAATTCAGTACAGACTTCCCTTCCGTGCTCCTGTTAGCATCTATACATCCATCTCCAGTGAGGCTAAAGTTCCTGATTGAAATTCCTTCTGCACAAGGCAAGCTTCCGTTCTCTACCATATCAGAAGCGCTACCCAAATGGGTACTCTCCAAAACACTTCCATTCCCACTAGATTCTAAGAAATTTCCTACTTTTGCTTCCTGGGTTTTCTCTATAACTGTGCCTTCTCCAACCGTCATGCTTCCATTTTTAACATTTTCAGTGGAATTTACCAAATGGAAATTCTTCAACAGTACCTGGACCTGTAATGCATCTGCTTCAGGGGCATTTGCAATCAGATCTTCAGAACTATGCATTTCCTTAGCATCACTATCATTACTAGTAACAGAAGAAGGGGAATGAGAAGTTGGAAACGAGAAACGCCATGGAACAAAAGAAGAATTGTCACTAACAGTATCGAACCCCTGAAGTAAAGGTGCGAAAACACGACCCTTGAAGGAACTACTAAGCAAAAGCAGAGAAAGTGTAAAAAGAGAAGCACCAACCCATAAAACAAGGCCCGAAACGACCTTTCTTCTGGGTGAAAGAACCTGGTCAGGCAATGCAAGTTTCTTAGGATCCATTACTGCAACGAGAAAGCAAAAGAAGCATGACCCTGAAAGAGGACTAGAAGCTTAAAGAAAGTGGAAAAATGTGAAGAAGGAACGTGGAAGAACAGACGATTACGGTACGGAGATAACAGAGAAGGAGATTGGAGTCACATTCTTGTGTTTGTTTCGATAGATGTGAAAGTGAAGATTACAGCAAAGAGCGATGAAAGCGTTGAACTGGCCACCGAGAGAGGGAACTGCATTTGTTCAATTACTATAATGCCCTACatctttgaatttttaaaattttttgtacttttttaaaatcataaaaataaaatattttactttcaagaataataaaatgttattttcaaacacaaattaataaaattttaaggcgGTTCAATATGTTGCTAAATTTGATGAATTTTAcatcaattttattaaattaaataataattaaattttcttaagataataaaattaagtttCATACAATTTtgaactaaattttatttttttccccaactttttataataaatttaactttattttttcccTTCATTTcctttatttaactttttatccTTTTCTTGAATATCCGAAGGTAAcaaaaaaaaaccctaaaatGTAATGGTAAAATCGTTtataattctttaaaaataataataatggaaaATTCGCAAGAACTAATGAAGCAAAGGGGCAGTTTAGTCATTTAAGGAGTTTCGTTATAAAAGGATGCAAATTGTTTAGTCTCCGTTTTAAAACAGTAAAAGACAGAAAACCAGCCGGATATCATCCCGCCGACAAAAAGTTTACACGTGGCGTCATCATATCGGCATGAGATATCAAGAGCCTGTGCCACCCTGGGTGGAGCAACCAGGGCACGGGCTACTGTGACCGACAGAAACAGCAGCCAGAGCACAGCGAATCTGATCCATTCACTATGAGACACCTGGCTTTTAATGATTTTTGTGGCAGGTGTACCATACTTCCACTATGCCTGAACTTTGCCTTGTCCACAGTCACCACCCGGCTTCAATTTCCATCCCACAAATTtagagttattttttatataattttttgaaaatataataattattaaaataataaatatcatatattcaaataaatacatattttaaaaagttattatttagtc
This genomic interval from Manihot esculenta cultivar AM560-2 chromosome 12, M.esculenta_v8, whole genome shotgun sequence contains the following:
- the LOC110628703 gene encoding protein trichome birefringence-like 2, with translation MDPKKLALPDQVLSPRRKVVSGLVLWVGASLFTLSLLLLSSSFKGRVFAPLLQGFDTVSDNSSFVPWRFSFPTSHSPSSVTSNDSDAKEMHSSEDLIANAPEADALQVQVLLKNFHLVNSTENVKNGSMTVGEGTVIEKTQEAKVGNFLESSGNGSVLESTHLGSASDMVENGSLPCAEGISIRNFSLTGDGCIDANRSTEGKSVLNSSTVNNTVTNYRVNGSLLYKEEVDTSLGGEEENRNASFETCNIFDGQWVRDDSKPYYPAGSCPHIDRDFNCHLNGRPDDGFVKWKWQPNGCKIPSLNATDFLERLRGQKLVFVGDSLNRNMWESLVCILRHSIRNKNRVYEISGRSEFKKKGFYAFRFEDYNCTVDFVGSPFLVRESSFSSKNGTFETLRLDLMDHTTKMYQDADIIVFNTGHWWTHEKTSRGEDYYQEGNHVHPRLKVLEAYKRALLSWARWVDKNIDSNRTLVFFRGYSVTHFRGGQWNSGGQCHKETEPIFNAAYLPKYPSKMRAFEHVLLGMKTPVTYLNISRLTGYRKDGHPSIYRMQYKTAEEQIAAERSQDCSHWCLPGVPDTWNELLYVSLLKAGRGSWKM